One region of Quercus lobata isolate SW786 chromosome 2, ValleyOak3.0 Primary Assembly, whole genome shotgun sequence genomic DNA includes:
- the LOC115975556 gene encoding UDP-glucose 6-dehydrogenase 1, with product MVKVCCIGAGYVGGPTMAIIALKCPSIEVAVVDISVSRITAWNSDQLPIYEPGLDGVVKQCRGKNLFFSTDVEKHVSEADIVFVSVNTPTKTRGLGAGKAADLTYWESAARMIADVSKSNKIVVEKSTVPVKTAEAIEKILTHNSKGIQFQILSNPEFLAEGTAIEDLLKPDRVLIGGRETPEGQKAIQALKDVYAQWVPQERILTTNLWSAELSKLAANAFLAQRISSVNAMSALCEATGANITQVSYAVGKDSRIGPKFLNASVGFGGSCFQKDILNLVYICECNGLPEVAEYWKQVIKINDYQKNRFVNRVVASMFNTVSNKKIAVLGFAFKKDTGDTRETPAIDVCKGLLGDKARLSIYDPQVTEDQIQRDLTMDKFTWDHPIHLQPMSPSTVKQVSVVWEAYEATKDAHGICILTEWDEFKTLDYKRIYDNMQKPAFVFDGRNVVDVEKLREIGFIVYSIGKPLDPWLKDMPAVA from the coding sequence ATGGTGAAGGTCTGTTGCATTGGTGCTGGATATGTTGGGGGCCCAACAATGGCTATTATTGCACTCAAGTGCCCATCTATCGAAGTGGCTGTTGTGGATATCTCCGTATCTCGGATCACAGCCTGGAACAGCGACCAGCTCCCCATCTATGAGCCAGGACTTGATGGTGTTGTGAAGCAATGCCGAGGCAAGAACCTATTCTTCAGCACCGATGTGGAGAAACATGTCTCAGAGGCTGATATAGTTTTTGTCTCTGTCAACACCCCAACCAAAACTCGGGGTCTTGGGGCAGGCAAGGCTGCAGATCTGACATATTGGGAGAGTGCAGCTCGCATGATCGCTGACGTgtcaaaatctaacaaaattgttgTTGAGAAATCTACAGTCCCTGTCAAAACTGCTGAGGCAATTGAAAAAATTCTGACCCACAACAGCAAGGGAATCCAATTCCAAATTCTCTCAAACCCAGAATTCCTTGCTGAGGGAACTGCAATTGAAGATCTTCTTAAACCAGACCGAGTCCTAATTGGAGGCCGGGAAACCCCAGAAGGCCAGAAGGCCATCCAAGCATTGAAGGATGTCTATGCTCAATGGGTCCCTCAAGAACGTATACTAACCACCAATCTCTGGTCTGCAGAACTCTCAAAGCTTGCTGCCAATGCCTTCTTGGCCCAGAGAATATCCTCTGTTAATGCAATGTCAGCCCTCTGCGAGGCTACTGGGGCAAATATTACACAAGTATCATATGCTGTTGGTAAGGACTCAAGGATTGGACCCAAGTTCCTCAATGCTAGTGTTGGTTTTGGTGGATCCTGCTTTCAGAAGGATATTTTGAATCTTGTTTACATCTGTGAGTGTAATGGCCTTCCTGAGGTGGCGGAGTACTGGAAACAAGTCATCAAGATCAATGATTACCAAAAGAACCGCTTTGTGAACCGTGTTGTTGCCTCCATGTTTAACACAGTTTCAAATAAGAAGATCGCTGTTTTGGGATTTGCTTTCAAGAAAGATACTGGTGACACAAGAGAGACCCCAGCCATTGATGTGTGCAAGGGGCTATTGGGTGACAAGGCCCGGCTGAGCATATATGATCCACAGGTCACTGAAGACCAGATTCAGAGGGACCTTACAATGGACAAGTTTACTTGGGATCATCCTATTCACCTCCAGCCAATGAGCCCCTCCACTGTGAAGCAAGTGAGTGTGGTTTGGGAAGCTTATGAGGCAACAAAGGATGCCCATGGTATCTGCATTCTGACTGAGTGGGATGAGTTCAAGACACTTGATTACAAGAGGATATATGATAACATGCAGAAACCAGCTTTTGTATTTGATGGCAGGAACGTCGTTGATGTGGAAAAGCTGCGTGAGATTGGTTTTATTGTGTACTCAATTGGTAAGCCCCTGGATCCATGGCTAAAAGACATGCCCGCTGTGGCATAG